From a single Amyelois transitella isolate CPQ chromosome 18, ilAmyTran1.1, whole genome shotgun sequence genomic region:
- the LOC106129222 gene encoding JNK1/MAPK8-associated membrane protein has protein sequence MSNVRTCPGLFCGRTELEDGSWSDCGACPRGFRTNASSYCTPCADEPSLYDWQYLGFMVLLPLVLHWFFIDIVAAGKSKDGILIQHICAFVEVVTGTLSALLVLPPTGHLALHVCTPKALSDWYTLLHNPQPDYKETLHCTQEAVYPLYTIVLLIYAFSLLMTISLRPWLLAWHTPNYGKKAIYCALYFYPILILIHTVAAGLIYCSFPYIIIIISMMTSASHFSVKLDQSAPALLISSITDTRNLTILLGHWLVHAYGIISLTGFRELWYLSLVPAPALFYILTAQFTDPLKIHND, from the exons aTGTCAAACGTAAGGACTTGTCCCGGACTCTTCTGTGGTCGTACAGAATTGGAAGATGGGTCATGGAGTGACTGCGGTGCCTGTCCTCGGGGCTTTAGAACCAATGCATCCAGCTACTGCACCCCGTGTGCTGACGAACCTTCGCTTTATGACTGGCAGTACTTGGGTTTTATGGTTCTTTTGCCGCTTGTGCTTCATTGGTTTTTCATAGATATAGTTGCGGCAGGAAAAAG CAAAGATGGCATTTTGATCCAGCATATATGTGCGTTTGTGGAAGTGGTAACAGGCACACTATCAGCTCTTCTGGTTTTACCTCCGACAGGCCACTTAGCTTTGCATGTGTGTACTCCAAAGGCTCTGTCGGACTGGTACACTCTGCTGCATAACCCACAACCTGATTATAAGGAAACCTTGCATTGTACTCAAGAAGCTGTTTATCCATT atatACAATAGTGTTGTTGATCTACGCATTCAGTCTTCTAATGACAATAAGCTTGCGGCCTTGGCTGCTGGCGTGGCACACACCTAACTATGGAAAGAAGGCCATATACTGTGCTCTTTATTTCTATCCCATCCTCATTCTCATTCACACTGTTGCTGCAGGTTTGATTT ATTGCTCTTTCCCCtacataataatcataatatCCATGATGACGTCAGCATCTCATTTTTCCGTAAAATTGGACCAATCGGCGCCGGCTCTGCTAATTTCATCCATAACTGATACAAGGAACCTTACAATACTCCTCGGTCATTGGCTCGTCCACGCTTATGGCATCATATCACTGACTGGGTTCAGGGAATTGTGGTATTTGTCTTTGGTACCGGCTCCAGCActattttacatacttacagcACAATTCACGGACCCATTGAAGATACATAACGATTGA